GCCGGTCAAACGGCAAATCAATAACTCGCAGGGTCAACCGGCCATCCATCAGGGCCACTACCGGCTCTGTTCCGGCGTGGGTGTAGGCCGGGGCCAAGTCGGCCAACACCCCCAATTCCGCCAAATCACGTTTCACATTGACCTCGCCCGGCGAGATGAGGCGGCCTTGCGCGTCAAGAAGTTCATCCGGGGCGTAACAGAGCAGGGGCTTGGGGTTGTAGGTTTCCGGCTTTTGGTTTGAACCATGCCGGTAAACAATACTGCCAATGTTAACCAGATAGTAGAGGGTGATGGCGTGACGGCTGGGCAGTATCTGAGAGCCGTCACTGGCAATCACGGTGACGCGCTCCGGGCAGGGAGGGAGAGGGTAGGCCTGGCCCAGGGCTTCGGCGGTGGGGGCCGCGCCTACCCAATCAAAGCGTAATTTTTGCTGCACTTTTTCGGCCAGGCGGATGCGCTCGTGGAGCGTGGACTGGTTGGTAGAAAATTGTTGTAAAAGTGCTTGCGCCTGTCGCCCGGCTGCATCGCGCAGCGGGTTTTGTTCGGCCAAACTACGTCCCATGGCTTTCACCTGGGGGGCAACTTGATTGAGTTCAAGCGTCATAGGCTTCTGTTTCCAAAAATACGGACCAGCCAGCTAAATTTTTGCTGAAAAAAGTTTTGGGTTTCCGCTTCTGCTTTTTGCTCAAAAAATAAAAGTTGGGCGGTGGGGAGATGGTGTTCGTTATAATCAATGCGGGCGTAGGGCAGGCGAGCGGCGGCATGATGGGACTGCCAGGAGCCGCTAAAAAGCGCGGCCCAGGTTTCAGGCGAAGCATCGGAAAAATCTTCTATCCAACTGCCGGTATTAATGTAAACACTGTCGTTGTTTAAAAATTCTTGAACCGGATAGTGGGTGTGTCCAAACAGAACCACCCTGGCCCCTTCTCGTTTGACTATTTCTGTAGCCGCATGATGTAGCATGGCTTGTTGTCGCTGCCGGTCGGCCTGGCCTATGGCCAAAGCATTATCGCCAACGACAAGTTGAGGAGAGGAGGCGACTTCCCGGTTATCTTCATCCGTTAGCCGGAGATACGGTTGCAGTTGTTGATGAAACTGCTGCCGAAAAGTCGGATCATTGGCGTAACGCCGGGCCATAGCCCCCCGTTTCTCATCATCTTCCAAATCTTGTAACAAATCGTCTTCCGTTGAAACCGTATGGCGGATATAGTGGGCCAACATTTTACCGGCAAAGTCAAAATCCCAGGGCAGGGCGTACCAGATTAAAGTGGTGATAGGTTTAATATGGTCCACAAACCAGTATTCATTTTCAAGTTTATGGCCGGCATTAATCACCAGCCGGGAGCCAACCGGGTAGTGAAGTTGGGTGGGATTATCGGGCGAGCGAGGGTCAAAAAAATCGGGATAACGATTCATTTTTTCGGCGCGCTGGTGGCCATGTTCAACGTATATTTTTTCCCGGCTCACAAATTCGTCGGCAAAAAGCAACAGCGAGGCCCGGGTGCCCGAAGCGCCCAATATCTCGCGCAAACGGCTTTTAACGCCGGGCCAAAAGAGGTTGACATCGTGATTGCCCTTGATAAGGGTAATCCGGCGTTGGGGCTGTTCAACGTGCATAAAGTCTGAAAGGGCATTGAATACCTCGGGATGGCCTTCGGCAATAATGTTGAGCCGTTTGATCGAGGCTGCTTGAGAGGAGTCAAGGTAAGCTTCCAGAGGATAATGTTTGAGGGGTTCGTAAACTTCTACGGCTGGCACTTGTAGAAACTCAAAAAAATCGCCATTGATGATCAGTTCAATTTCACGCTGCTCTCTTTCGCTTTCGCGCCAAATTGTATGCAAAAAATCACATAATTCCCGGTCGGCGGTAAAACCTTTCCGGCGATTTTGGCTCTCCCGGGCATAGCCGGCGCCCAGGTGTAAATCTGAAAGAACAAATTTTAGTTTTTGGCCCGTCATGCCCTACATTCTCCGCTGTAGTTTATGAGGGCATTATACCACACTCAAGGGGGAACGTTAAACAGCGTCAATTTGCATAAAGAAAAGTTGCTTTTGCTAATTGGGGGTAACGTGATAAACTCATGGGGGAGAATTTAAAATTGTAAAATTAAAGAGGAGGTTGACATGCTCATCGGCGTTTTTTCAGACGTACACGACAATCTTGAGAATTTGCACAAAACTCTGGAAATCTTCAACGCGCAAAGGGTTGGCGCGCTGATATTTTGCGGTGATTTTTGTTCGCCCATTCCCTCCAGGGTGATAGCCGGTGAATTTAAGGGCGATATTCATTGTGTATTTGGCAATGGAGATGGGGACAGGTTTGCTATTTTAAATGCGGCCCACACCCAATATCCCAATCTTAAATTACACGGCGAGTATGCCGAGCTTGAGTTTGAGGGAATCAAAATTGCGGTTACACATTACCCGTTTTACGCCAAAGCGTTGGCGCGCACCGGGGATTACCAGGCTGTATTTTCGGGACACACCCACCAACGCCACCAAGAAAAAATAGGCCATTGCCTGTGGCTGAATCCGGGCGAGGTGTTGGGCTGGCAAGGTGAAGCAACGTGCGCCATTTATGATACCGCCACCAATTCGGCGGAATTCGTCAGGATAGGGGTTTAGCGGCTAATCGCCAAACAAATCATCGCCCTCTTCAGGTTGCCGAGGGGCAAAGTTGGGGGGCATTGTTTGCAATACTGCTGCCGCCACCTGATTTAAAATTAAAAGCAAAGCTACATCGGCCTCGGTGAATTCATTATCCTGTTTGTTGACCAATTCAATCACGCCAATGGGTTTGTTATCGGCCAGCACCGGGGCGCACACAATTGAGCGGGTGGAGAAGCTAAATTCCTGGTCAACGGCCAGCGAAAACCGCCAATCCTGGCGGGGGTTGTTGACGATGATGGGCTTTTGATTACTGATAGCCCAGCCAACCACGCCGGCATCGCCTTTAAGGCGATACCCCGGCAGTTGCTCTCGCAGATCGCCGTGGACGAGGACAAAAACTAATTCGCCGGTTTCTTCATCCAGGCGTGATAAAGAACCATCTTTGGCCCCCACGGTGTTTATC
This Anaerolineae bacterium DNA region includes the following protein-coding sequences:
- a CDS encoding DNA double-strand break repair nuclease NurA, which translates into the protein MTLELNQVAPQVKAMGRSLAEQNPLRDAAGRQAQALLQQFSTNQSTLHERIRLAEKVQQKLRFDWVGAAPTAEALGQAYPLPPCPERVTVIASDGSQILPSRHAITLYYLVNIGSIVYRHGSNQKPETYNPKPLLCYAPDELLDAQGRLISPGEVNVKRDLAELGVLADLAPAYTHAGTEPVVALMDGRLTLRVIDLPFDRQEACQNEYIELLHRLRETQVLPSGYVDRPRSTFVLALLHLASLDPAAITEENLRQNPFRHLTDLDLFTFLDPGERSAIFTIKAKNVEKYSLAGHAIHFFYLNVGSNQASPNLARVEIPAWVAANPQSIDLLHATLVRQARITGSYPYVLSRAHELAIISGEEREAVEMMLAVEMRRQGLLPALSPKEFNKTLLTGKEGFRL
- a CDS encoding metallophosphoesterase, translated to MTGQKLKFVLSDLHLGAGYARESQNRRKGFTADRELCDFLHTIWRESEREQREIELIINGDFFEFLQVPAVEVYEPLKHYPLEAYLDSSQAASIKRLNIIAEGHPEVFNALSDFMHVEQPQRRITLIKGNHDVNLFWPGVKSRLREILGASGTRASLLLFADEFVSREKIYVEHGHQRAEKMNRYPDFFDPRSPDNPTQLHYPVGSRLVINAGHKLENEYWFVDHIKPITTLIWYALPWDFDFAGKMLAHYIRHTVSTEDDLLQDLEDDEKRGAMARRYANDPTFRQQFHQQLQPYLRLTDEDNREVASSPQLVVGDNALAIGQADRQRQQAMLHHAATEIVKREGARVVLFGHTHYPVQEFLNNDSVYINTGSWIEDFSDASPETWAALFSGSWQSHHAAARLPYARIDYNEHHLPTAQLLFFEQKAEAETQNFFQQKFSWLVRIFGNRSL
- a CDS encoding metallophosphoesterase, which encodes MLIGVFSDVHDNLENLHKTLEIFNAQRVGALIFCGDFCSPIPSRVIAGEFKGDIHCVFGNGDGDRFAILNAAHTQYPNLKLHGEYAELEFEGIKIAVTHYPFYAKALARTGDYQAVFSGHTHQRHQEKIGHCLWLNPGEVLGWQGEATCAIYDTATNSAEFVRIGV
- a CDS encoding GAF domain-containing protein, which gives rise to MDTSATRFLQQENIRLKRENEALKQKNKTLYHYLDIVKEIYQANQEIPFAEKPLDVLDQLLYQVINTVGAKDGSLSRLDEETGELVFVLVHGDLREQLPGYRLKGDAGVVGWAISNQKPIIVNNPRQDWRFSLAVDQEFSFSTRSIVCAPVLADNKPIGVIELVNKQDNEFTEADVALLLILNQVAAAVLQTMPPNFAPRQPEEGDDLFGD